ATGGCAGGAACGTTGCCACGGACATCTACTTCTCGCAGTCCCTCGGCGGAAGGCCCTTCTCAGCAGATGTCGCAGTTTGGCAATCCGGTTCGAGCTCGTCCACAAGACCGAGCATCACCATCGACGAGGAGAACGACATCATATATGTCGCCTGGGTCGACGACTATCTCGACATCAAGGTGAGTGCGTCGAGCGATGGCGGACAGACGTTCACAGACCCCGTCACCGTGAGCGACAGCAAGAAGAACGGAAGGCTCGACCCCCAGATAGAGGTGGATTCTGGCGGGAAGGTGTACGTCGTCTGGGCGGACGGTCGGGAAGGGCGGATCCCACAGGGCCCTTCCTACGTGGACGACACTGACGTTTTCATCTCCAACTCGACTGACAACGGGATGAGCTTCGGTCAGAACGTGCGTGTGAACCACGAATACAAGGAAATCCTGCAGTCGAATCCATCATTGGCCATCGACGGAGATGATGTCCTGCACGTGGTTTGGGACGACGAGCTCGGGTATGGGGAACCATCTATCCTCTACTCCAGGTCAACCAATGGTCTTCACTTCACCGAGCCCCTCTTCGTCAACTTCACCTCACGCGTCACGGACGGCAGGGGGACGAGCCATCAGACACCCGTCATCGAGGTCTCACGCGCGAGTGATGTCATCTACGTTTCCTGGGCGGAGAGCCGCTCGGGGAGCTACAACATCTACCTTGCGAGGTCTGAAGGAGCTGGATTCCTCCCGGCAGTATCGCTCTTCGGCGGGAACTACTTCTTCGACGATGTTCTCACGCCCAATGGCCACCGAGATCCCGGAGAAGCGGTGGCTCTGGACAATGGCAACGGCAGACTGGACCACGGTAGGCTGGACGGCACCGACTCTCCTGATGAGATAGTCCTTGCCGGCAAGGCGAATCTTCAAGAGGATCTGACGGGAGTGAGCCTGGTATACTTCGACGAGAACTCTGATGGCTGGGGACTCGATGACGACATTGTCCTGGAGACCCCTGTTCTTTCCTATCCGAGCATCGAGCCCAAGCTGAAATCGGACTGGGACACCACAACAGGGAACTTCGTGAACTTCCTGAGGCTCGTCGATGGTTTCTACTACTCCGTGGAGCGGTCCGAGACGATGTCCATCGGATGGTTCGACATCGCGCACGCCAAGGACGCTGGCATCAACCCCGAGAACTACGGTCTGGAGAACAACGATCCGATAAGCAGGGCGGATATCGAGGTCACGTACATGACGGACAGCTCGTACGATGGCACTTCCTTCCTCAACATCTCGAGAGGACTCTCTGGACCCACAAACGTCTCCATCTTCCCCATCGTGAACACTGGCGGGGCGGCAGAGACCACGACGATAGAGCTGATGTCCCTTGGCTTCTGGACGATTCCCGACCTCAAGTCGATAAACGTCTCCTTCACGAATGACGCGTCATCCGCATCCAACGTGAGCTTCAACAAGATCTCCCTGTGGATCGACAGAGGTCTTCCTGGCCGCTTCGATTCCCACGATATCAGGATATACAACGGCTCATCGGACCTGGCACTCAACGACACCCTCTCTTCCTTCGCGGACAGCGATGACCTGATGTTCCTAGACGCCTCCCTGGATGGGTATTACGACCTTGGCGAACCTCTGATTACGACCTCTGTGGACATCGAGCCAGGCGGGGCGATCACCACTGCTGAAACCGTGCTTCCAAGAGCGGACAAACCACATTGGGAACAGATTCTCACGCCCTTCCCTATGAACGATGACACAGGGACGTGGCCCCAGTACTCACCCTCGATCACGATGGACGCGGGCGGTGGATGCTACGCTGTGTGGATGGATTACCGAGGAGCAATCAGCGCGTCCGTCTACTTCGCGGACACGGTTGCGGACACGTGGCCCCCCTCGGTTATTGACGTCTTCCCGGATCACGGTTCCGCGAATGCTCTCCTCGACACCGACATACGGATAGCGTTCTCAGAGCCTGTTGATCCGTTGTCACTGGAATCCTCCTTCAGCATTTTCCCTCCCACTGCCGGGACCTGGAACTGGAGTGCCGAAGGGGATTCGGCGGTGTTTGAGCCCCTCTTTGGCCTCTCGCCGGACGTAACCTACGATCTTGAGATCTCATCGACGGTCGTCGACATCTCAGGAACCTCTATGAAAGACAGGTTCAGATGGCATTTCACAACAGTGATGCCACCACTGGTCGAGTGCCAGTTCAATGAGACTCGGAGCACTTACGAGGACATCCCGATCACGTGCAACGTCTCCGATGAATGGGGTGTGATTTCCGTTGTGCTCTCCTTCAGGGGAGTATCGGAAGAGAACTACACGGAAGCGAACATGACGCTCGTGGCAGGATCCGACCTCGACGGTTCGTGGGAGGGCGTGATACCCGCTCAGAACACTGTGGGCAGGGTCAGTTTCCTCGTAGTCGCCGAGAACGTCATCGGTGCAAGAGGCAGATATCCAGCAGTCGGCGATGCGACAGTTGATATCAAGGACATCGTCCCGCCTGACTTGCAGCATGAAGTCGTGGAATCGGCTTCCGCAGGTTCTACCATAAACATCACAGCGTGGGCCTCCGACGATGTCGGAATCGAGCGGGTCGTTGCTTACGTCAAACCGATAGGCGGTACGGCCTTCGTCCCGCACGAGATGCATCGACTGGGCCAGACGGCCGAGTACTACGTGCAAATCGAAACCCCCGACCGCAATGGGAGGATCGAGTACTACGTTCAAGCGACGGACGTGGGGGGCAACCAAGTGACGAGCCCGTCCGTCAGCCCGCAAAACGACCCTCACGTCGTCGAGGTGAGCGGGGCCGCTGATACCGACCTGCTTCTGTGGATAGGTCTGACCGTGATCCTCGCGGTTGCGATCATCGCTTTGGTCATATACTTGGCAAGGAGCAAGTAGCAAAGGATTAATCTTCAGAATCGCATTGCTCGTGCGGTGATCTCATGGAATGCAGGGAGGAGGAGAACAAAGAGTCGTGCACGTGCACATATCCCGGTTGCAGTCGGAAGGGAGTCTGCTGCGAGTGCATTAGATATCACTGGCAGCTGAAGGAACTCCCAGGATGTCTTTTCCCGCCTGAGGTCGAGAAGACGTATGACAGATCCCTCAGGAAGTTCATAGAGATATATTCCCGCTAGTACTCCAACACGAGGATCTGCAGCTTTCTCATGTTCTTCCGGAGGCAGTCCCACAAGCTCCAGTCATGTCGAATTGGAAAGGTATTTGATTCATTCGAGCGATGCCCACGCAATGGAGGTTTCCGACCTCGAGATCGATCCCAGAATAGTCGACATACTCGCAAAGGAAGGAATCAAGAAGCTGTATCCACCCCAGGCTGAGGCTATCGGACCAGCCCTGGAGGGAAAGAACGTCGTATTGGCGATTCCGACCGCGAGCGGGAAGTCCCTCGTTGCATATCTGGCGGTCATCCAGTCAGTCCTGCGCAAGGGAAAGGCCCTCTACATCGTGCCGTTAAGGGCACTCGCATCCGAGAAGTACGAGGACCTCAAGGCCTTCGAGAGCTTGGGCGTTCGGGTCGGCGTCTCCGTCGGCGACTACGATGCCCCCGATCCCACTCTCGAGAAGTTCGATGTCATCATAGCGACATCCGAGAAGGCAGACTCCCTTTTGAGGCACAGAGCTCACTGGCTGAAGGAACTGAGCGTCGTCGTGGCGGACGAGATACACCTGATAAACGACCCGGGCAGGGGACCCACGCTCGAGGTGACTCTGTCCAAGCTCAAGCAGATCAACCCGAGGGCGCAGATACTCGCTCTCTCCGCGACGATAAAGAACTCGAATGAGATTGCGGAATGGCTGAACGCGGATCACATCGCGAGCGACTGGCGCCCCGTCCCGCTGAAGGAGGGCGTCTTCTACGAGGGTGAGATATCCTTCGAGGACGGGACGAAGAAGTCTGTGGCGGATTGTGGCGACGACGTGAGCTCCTTGGTACTCGATGTCGTGAAGGAGGGCGGGCAGTGCCTCATATTCGTGAACACCAGAAGGTCGAGCGAAGCGCTCTCAGGCCGTGTCGGGATGCATCTCAAGGACATCCTGGAGCCAAAGTCGTCCAAGGATCTAGCGATGCTGTCTAGAAAGCTCCAGTCAAGGCAGGACGAGCCCACATCCCTCGGTGCGAGGCTTTCCAGACGGATACGATACGCGGCCGTATTTCACCACGCGGGACTCACGAACGATCAAAGGAAGATGGTGGAGGTGAACTTCAAGTCCGGGCTGGTGAAGTGTATCGTTGCCACGCCCACATTGGCGGCGGGGATCAACCTTCCCGCCAGAAGGGTCGTCGTCCGGGACCTGACGAGGTACGACCCGAACTATGGGAACGTCCCCATTCCCGTGATGGAGGTCAAGCAGATGTCCGGAAGGGCGGGGAGACCTAAGTTCGACACGGAGGGCGAGGCCATACTCCTGGCGAAGAAGCCAGGTGACAGCGCCTTCATATTGGAGAACTACCTGCTCTCCGAGCCGGAATCCATCGACTCGAAGCTGGGGCAGCGTCCGGCTCTGAGGATGCACATACTCTCCTCGATCGCCACGGGTCACGTGAGGACCGAAGAGGGGCTGAACACCTTCATCGAGAGCACGTTTTTCGCTCAGAAGACGGATACTTACACGATCTCGGACACGATAAATGATGTGCTCGAGTTTCTCACAGAGGAGGACTTCATCGAAGCAGGGGAGGGCTACAAGGCGACCTTCTTCGGGAAGAGAACATCTGACCTTTACATCGATCCGTTGTCGGCCGTCACTCTCAGGAAAGCCCTTGGCGGGAAGAGCGACACGGCGTTCGCCTATCTTCACGCGATATGCGCCACTCCTGACGTGCCGACGCTGTACCTCCGAAGGGGCGACTACGAGTGGGTGGAGGAACTGGCCGCGAACGAGGAGTTCCTGATTGACTACGATGACTATGATGACTATGAGTTCTTTCTTGCCGAGGTGAAGACCGCCGCTCTCCTTCAGAGCTGGATCGAGGAGGAGTCCGCAGATGCGATCACGAAGAGGTTCGGTGTCGGACCCGGCGACATCCGGAGGTGGGTTGACATGGCGGAATGGCTGATGCACTCCATGACGGAGCTCTCAAGGATATTCGACAAGTCCAAGTCGAGGACCCTCAGCGCCCTGATGCCGAGGATTCGGTACGGGGTGAAGAAGGAGCTTCTGGATTTGGTATCCTTTCGAGGAATCGGGCGAGCAAGGGCGCGGTCCCTCTTCTCCCACGGATACAAGACCGGCGAAGACCTGAAGAAGGCAGATGTCAAGGATTTGTCGAGACTTCCACTCATAGGAACGACGATCGCGAAGAACATCAAGCTGCAACTGGGCGGATCAGTGACGATCGAGGAAGATGAGAAGATGGGCGGGCAGTCCATTCTCCACGACTTCCAAGCGGAATAGATTTATCTTTTCCTGCATTACAGGAAGAAGGCAATGGAGGAGTTCTCAGATGGTGATCTTGGCGGGACTGAGGGGTGAGGTCTCCGGTGCAGAGGACGCGCTCAGAGCCGCGCGCAATGCAGGCGGGGCGGATGCCAGCGTCCAGCTAATGAGGGCCTCAATGGTCTTCGGTCGGATTCACCTCGACTCCGCGATAGACCACGCGATTCGCGCTTTCGAGAGGGGCAGGAACACGTCGAACTCTCGCGCAACCGAGACGCTACTATACGCCTCTGGAACAAGGCAGATTAGCAAGGCCATTGAGAAGATGGGGATCCGGGAAGGCGATTCCGAAGTCGCGCTTGTGGCGTTCGGGGAGTTCAGCCTCGATGAGTTCCTCGAGAAGGCTGACTTCAAGCAGGACGACAGCGTCCTCGATGGTGACGCGTCGATGCTGGTCGAGTATGGCATCAGCAAGAAGGAGATCGCCTCCGTCCCAGAATCGAAGATCTTCGATCTCGTCCTCGAACGAGTGGCAATGGTCGACCTGCTCAAATAGAATTCTTATATAGTCAGGGTTTCATCCGAACTCGAGCGGGGGTACCCGAGCCTGGTCAAAGGGGCAGGGCTTAGGACCCTGTGTCGCAGGACTACAAGCGTTCGAATCGCTTCCCCCGCATCCGCTCTCCTGGATTGCAGTAGCACTCGTCTGCCACTATCCAAAATGGGGCAGAATGGAGAATTCAGGAATGGAAACCATTATTCCCGCTTCGGTGTTCCAAGGCTGGGAATACTTGCGGACTAGGTGAGAAGATGTTCTATGAGTTCGAGGGAAGAAAACCAAGGATCGGGAAATCGTCATTCGTCTGCGACAGTGCCACGATAATCGGAGACGTTGAGATAGGTGAAGGATGCTTCATCGGTCCAGGAGCGAGA
This is a stretch of genomic DNA from Candidatus Thermoplasmatota archaeon. It encodes these proteins:
- a CDS encoding Ig-like domain-containing protein is translated as GVTAIRPAIASDDRGVYVAWQDRGLGDFDILLSVSKNNGTTFSEPVMVNDNPGDGTHSSFPDIAAGNGSVYVVWEDGRNVATDIYFSQSLGGRPFSADVAVWQSGSSSSTRPSITIDEENDIIYVAWVDDYLDIKVSASSDGGQTFTDPVTVSDSKKNGRLDPQIEVDSGGKVYVVWADGREGRIPQGPSYVDDTDVFISNSTDNGMSFGQNVRVNHEYKEILQSNPSLAIDGDDVLHVVWDDELGYGEPSILYSRSTNGLHFTEPLFVNFTSRVTDGRGTSHQTPVIEVSRASDVIYVSWAESRSGSYNIYLARSEGAGFLPAVSLFGGNYFFDDVLTPNGHRDPGEAVALDNGNGRLDHGRLDGTDSPDEIVLAGKANLQEDLTGVSLVYFDENSDGWGLDDDIVLETPVLSYPSIEPKLKSDWDTTTGNFVNFLRLVDGFYYSVERSETMSIGWFDIAHAKDAGINPENYGLENNDPISRADIEVTYMTDSSYDGTSFLNISRGLSGPTNVSIFPIVNTGGAAETTTIELMSLGFWTIPDLKSINVSFTNDASSASNVSFNKISLWIDRGLPGRFDSHDIRIYNGSSDLALNDTLSSFADSDDLMFLDASLDGYYDLGEPLITTSVDIEPGGAITTAETVLPRADKPHWEQILTPFPMNDDTGTWPQYSPSITMDAGGGCYAVWMDYRGAISASVYFADTVADTWPPSVIDVFPDHGSANALLDTDIRIAFSEPVDPLSLESSFSIFPPTAGTWNWSAEGDSAVFEPLFGLSPDVTYDLEISSTVVDISGTSMKDRFRWHFTTVMPPLVECQFNETRSTYEDIPITCNVSDEWGVISVVLSFRGVSEENYTEANMTLVAGSDLDGSWEGVIPAQNTVGRVSFLVVAENVIGARGRYPAVGDATVDIKDIVPPDLQHEVVESASAGSTINITAWASDDVGIERVVAYVKPIGGTAFVPHEMHRLGQTAEYYVQIETPDRNGRIEYYVQATDVGGNQVTSPSVSPQNDPHVVEVSGAADTDLLLWIGLTVILAVAIIALVIYLARSK
- a CDS encoding DUF6485 family protein, with amino-acid sequence MECREEENKESCTCTYPGCSRKGVCCECIRYHWQLKELPGCLFPPEVEKTYDRSLRKFIEIYSR
- a CDS encoding DEAD/DEAH box helicase, with protein sequence MERYLIHSSDAHAMEVSDLEIDPRIVDILAKEGIKKLYPPQAEAIGPALEGKNVVLAIPTASGKSLVAYLAVIQSVLRKGKALYIVPLRALASEKYEDLKAFESLGVRVGVSVGDYDAPDPTLEKFDVIIATSEKADSLLRHRAHWLKELSVVVADEIHLINDPGRGPTLEVTLSKLKQINPRAQILALSATIKNSNEIAEWLNADHIASDWRPVPLKEGVFYEGEISFEDGTKKSVADCGDDVSSLVLDVVKEGGQCLIFVNTRRSSEALSGRVGMHLKDILEPKSSKDLAMLSRKLQSRQDEPTSLGARLSRRIRYAAVFHHAGLTNDQRKMVEVNFKSGLVKCIVATPTLAAGINLPARRVVVRDLTRYDPNYGNVPIPVMEVKQMSGRAGRPKFDTEGEAILLAKKPGDSAFILENYLLSEPESIDSKLGQRPALRMHILSSIATGHVRTEEGLNTFIESTFFAQKTDTYTISDTINDVLEFLTEEDFIEAGEGYKATFFGKRTSDLYIDPLSAVTLRKALGGKSDTAFAYLHAICATPDVPTLYLRRGDYEWVEELAANEEFLIDYDDYDDYEFFLAEVKTAALLQSWIEEESADAITKRFGVGPGDIRRWVDMAEWLMHSMTELSRIFDKSKSRTLSALMPRIRYGVKKELLDLVSFRGIGRARARSLFSHGYKTGEDLKKADVKDLSRLPLIGTTIAKNIKLQLGGSVTIEEDEKMGGQSILHDFQAE
- a CDS encoding KEOPS complex subunit Cgi121, whose translation is MVILAGLRGEVSGAEDALRAARNAGGADASVQLMRASMVFGRIHLDSAIDHAIRAFERGRNTSNSRATETLLYASGTRQISKAIEKMGIREGDSEVALVAFGEFSLDEFLEKADFKQDDSVLDGDASMLVEYGISKKEIASVPESKIFDLVLERVAMVDLLK